Within Ipomoea triloba cultivar NCNSP0323 chromosome 9, ASM357664v1, the genomic segment GATGCACGATCGAAGCTTTGGCCAGCTATGTTCATTCTCTCCGACTTTGGGAGGTATCCCCCTTCTGTAGCTAATGTTGAGAAAGACGTGATTGCACCTTACAAGCATGTCATCGGGAACTATGTAAATGACTCATCTGATTTTGATAGCCGTCCAACTTTGCTATACTTCCAGGGAGCTATTTATAGAAAAGATGTAAGTTAACAACACTCTTTTCACACATATGTTCAGCATTTGCCACTGATATCATTTCATGGATTACGCTATAGCATATGAATTCTAGgttcattctttaatttttgcCCATTTCATCATCGAGATCTACTTATGTTTGTTATTCTTGTTTTATCAAAACTTTAGCCAAGTGACTGTAGTGAATTCCGGGTGGTATCATTGTGCAAGATGTCATCATTTGGAACCTTATAGCCTTTTGTATAGTTTTGATTCAAGGGAAGTCAGTGCATCGATCAAATAGAGAACAGGCTTCTAGATCCACAAAGGAGTGATATGTTATTGTATTCATTGATTGATGGAGTGTGGCGATACAGTTTTGAAAGTGATATATATTAGTAACCATCTTAGGGTTCATGTGATTTGGCATTTAGAATATATGGTCATTGGTCAGTCCTATTGGAGTCTATacaaattatacaaatattcTGGTAATGAGTTGACTGAAACCAGCCATGCAACCTTTATCCAAACGCTGTTTATGACATAGAATCTAGATAGCTACTTTGAGAAGTTGTCATTGCCTCTCACTTCCTCTTTTTATAAACCAATACCATCCACTCTGTATGTAATTCTGTTATTTTTGTTCCTCAGGGTGGATTTGTTCGGCAAGAATTGTTCTATAAGCTAAAAGATGAGAAAGATGTACACTTCGAGTTTGGAAGCATTCAAAAGGATGGCATACGCCAAGCAACCCGTGGGATGCAGTCCTCCAAATTTTGCCTTAACATTGCTGGTGACACTCCCTCATCAAACCGTCTCTTTGATGCTATTGCCAGCCATTGCGTTCCTGTCATCATCAGCGACGAGATAGAGCTTCCATATGAAGACGTACTCGACTACTCAGAGTTCTGCGTTTTTGTCAGAACATCAGACGCTCTCAAAGAAAGTTTTCTCATAAACTTCATTAGGAGTATTGGAAAACAAGAGTGGACTAGGATGTGGGCTAAGCTCAAAGAGATTGAACATATGTTTGAGTATCGTTATCCCTCGAAGGAGAACGATGCTGTCCAAATGGTCTGGCAGGCCATTGCAAGGAAGGTTCCTTCTGTTAAGCTGAAGGAGCATAGAAACCGGAGATATTCCCGAACCCCTGAGCCTAATGACAGAGGACTTAAATCGGCTCCTCTGCCCAAAAATTTTgggtgaacttaataggttttACGTTTATAAAGCTTTGGGTTTTGGTAGCATATGATTTCTGTAAAGGGAAATGCAACTGCATATGATCCACTCAGATTTTGTGACTCATCCCATGCTTGCAACATAGATAGAGAGAAGCTAATAGCAAACAAATTTAATTGCTAGGCGGCTTGCTGTCGAATTGTTTAGAGATAATTgatcatcaattattcaattcatTCATAATCATCTACTTGttgattcattttattttcttaattgttGCTTTCATCTGTGCCCTAGAGGCCCATTCCATATGGATAGGAAAGCAAGGGGATCTAACGGTAATATTGGTTAGGTCAACATAAACCGCCATAAGTTCAGCCTACATGTTACAATATTTGGGTTGGTCCGTATAAGTTGCCCAATAATACGTGCCAATGTATATAGGAAATGGACAAAATAAAAACGCTTGTTCATGTACAAACTACAAAGGTATGAACGTGCGTTTGGATAAATGTGTTTTGCAGTACTACCTCCGTCCTATTTTGATGGTATGATTCGTTTAACAAGAAttgactggagttatttttaatataattttttataatattaaatttagtattaatatataaaatttatatatttagaaactacaccaacaaaaaaattaaatttaaaaataataaaaaattactaaagaaaataaacaataaacaaataaataaagagtttgatttgaccaatgaatagtaaatatgacaagtaaaatgggacaaaaGGGAATACATCTCCcatctaatatttttttttcagtactactgattctgttaaaatgcagtatttattcataattattttttaacctATTAAAGCAAAAAGATTCAATATCGCTCtattaaagctttttttttttaaacagctCTATTAAAGCTTTAAGGcactcttttttttatttttttattttttatataagagTGCAATTGAATACCACTGTATCACGAGATCTGGCAAGGTAATTGACATTTGGTCCTTTTcctatattaaaaaattgtaaaagaaGGTTTTTGGTTTCATGCGGAGTAGCGCGCGCGTATGAAGTCGGAGCCCAGTCAGTCAGTCCACCTCTCTCCCGGTTCACATCCCTAGCTTCCTCGTCTCTTCACTTCGGACTTCTGCCTAACAAGTAACAAGTACGAGTACGCTCGCCCGAGATTTCTGATACAACCAAAACAATCTTCTTCTGCTAATTAGGTTTGTTTCTCCCTGATCAAAATTCGTCTCTCATTTTCCACTCACAAATGATAATGAGCTATTGCattgtttttataaatatactTCGTAAGAAATTTTATTTCGTATACAAAATTTGTTTATAGCCTTTGCGAAAATGGAAACTGGAAAAAATTGCAGCCGGCAGCCGGAGGTGCTGTGGGCTCAGCGATCCGACAAGGTTTACTTGACCGTCTCTCTTCCGGATGCCAAAGACATCTCCGTCACGCCGGAGGCGGCAGGACTCTTCGCTTTCTCCGCGGTCGGCGCACAGGGAGAAtccttctccttctctctcCATCTCTACGGCAATATTGTCCCCcaggtttttgtttgttttgcttATTAAACCAAAGTAGCAGTTCTCAGTCCTGTTTAGTACTCCTTACGAAGCCTGAAGTACAATGCAGTTGTTGTCTGATTCTCTGAAGCGTGACTTTAGTATGTGACTTTAGTATGCAATAGACCTTTTTGGTGATAAGTACTAACTGCTATGTTATTCTGCACTTTCACTTTGTGatcttcattttttaatttaaacttgGAATGTGTTCATAATTAGTGATCTTACAATAGTTCTCtgattacaaaattttaagtgaGTAATAATTTGAGCTATTGTAGAAATAAGAAAGTCAAAAGGGATTTAGGTCTTAACTACTTAATGAAACACATGTATACATATTTGAGTGCCTTAATAGAGATGTTGAACGGCTAAACATCCATATGTGGGGTTTGCTATTAGCCAGTTAGTCTGTATCAAATAAGCCTCACTCCTGTACTGGCTGGAATTTTCTGTTTGAATTAATTCAATGTTGTCTATGCCATTGATATTTGTCCCTGAACATGCTTTAAAATTATGTTTCTTATTTAACAATTTCAGAGTATTTGTTATTCCATTCACACTCCCTTTTGTCTGAATGTTTATTCCAGGCTTGTAAAACCAATATTGGTTTGAGGAACATTCTATGCTCAATTCAGAAGGAGCAAAAGTCTTGGTGGCCAAGATTATTGAAGTCGGAAGAAAAGCCTGCTCCATACATTAAGGTTGATTGGAACAAGTGGTGTGATGAAGACGATGAAGAGTCTTGTAAGTTTCTATCCAATGGGTTTTACTTGAAAGaaatctataatattatggtgcATTTTTCAGGTGTATAAAGTTCCTCAAGttctttaacaaaaaaaaatctataaacaACTTTGTTTTCTCTGTAATGGCACAAGGGATAGCTACCATTCCCGTACATGGAAATGGGAATGGAAAATTGTTTAACATGATGAACTTGGTGATGGCACAGGGGCTGAATAGATGCATCttaaaactaaatatgttattgTTACTATATTTAGTGCCAGGAAGTGGGTAGTAGAAAGAAGACATGAAAAGAGTTAAAAAGTGGGAATTAATTAGTAGCTTGCAGATCCATGTTCTTCTATGCTTTTAAGTCCAGCTGTTGTTGTGTTTTGGATAGGATTGAAGCAAGGAAAATGAAATGTGGTTTAGAATGCAAAAATTATGCATGGAAGAGGATGTTTATCGGCATGATCTGATAACTGATTTTTCTTGTATTTCAGGACTAGATGTTTCTAAAGTTTTGGGAATGGAGTCTGCAGAgtgaaatttacaaaaatgataaaaatgctGTCAAAACACTAAGATTATGATGCTATACACATTTTGAACACCTTTTAACCATAGAAATAGATGTAAAATGTTTTaatctttttcttgttttttgtaATGTGTTGATGCTTGGGATTTAGGAATTGACCTCTCTTCGAGAATTACAATGCAGTTCCACCTAAATCATCACCTTGTCACCAACTTTGAAACTAGATGTGATTGGTATATGAAACAAGAACTTGAACTTTGCTGAACATGACATTTTGATAATATTTAATACGATATCACAATATCTTTAAGCACCGATTTATGTTACCTCAGTGATGTAAAACCATCAGTACAAAACTATACTCGTGTTGCTTAAGTGCAAGATCTTTGttgtttattaaattattatgggTATATACATCTAAACAAATATTTTCTGCTCCATGCAGCTGATGTGGCCCTTGATGATGATTTTGCGGTAATTTCATCCCTTATGCTGTTCTCTACATGATgcacaaaaaatacaaatactTGTTATTAGTTTGACATGAGTGGTATGCTCTTGCAGTATGCTGGCGGTGAAGATGATGAGAGCAGTGATGATGGAGGAATGCTTTGTAAGTTAAAAACTTCTTATGTGCTGTGTGCATATACAAAGAGTCAAAATGCCACTATATTGGCCTTCCTAAAGTAGTAAAGTACTAAAGTCACTCTTCCAAGACATAGTTTGGCCTAAGATATAAATTTGTGTTAGTCAAGGGAAGGTGGTTCAAACTTTATACATAAGAAATGGCCTGAATATATGAAAGCATTGCATTTCTTTTACTTTAATTCATTCCTGTTGATATTTGGGGGGATTCAAATTCTGGGCTGTTCTGTTAAACAATCTTGCATGTGAAGGCATTAGTTTTGTTTCTCTAATATATTTGTATTGCCTGCAATTGCTACAACACTACAATATTCATATCATTCAATCTGAGGTTTTCTTGTTTGCACTAGTTATGTGCTTATTTTAATTCCCTAGCGTACCCAAAAGTCCAATTTCTccgagaaagaagaaaaaaagaaaggatACATCAATCTAGTCTAGAAATAAAAGGGGAGGAATTCCATCAGCTTCTTCTTGTGACTTCCAATTTGTGTCTTTATTGCAGATCTTCCTGACCTGGAGAAAGCTAGAGGAAATTAACACAATTTTATGAATCTTCCAGAAGCACAAGCAGCCACGTTCAAGAGGCTGCTTTTAACAATTTGGCTTGTGTAACAAATTACCAAGACAGTCTTACTGAAACATGTAGATGTTGCTTGTTTTCGAGGATTATTAACTGGCTATATTTCAgacatatatatgattatatgatatATCCTTCCCCCTTCCTCTCAACTCTAGGGTGAATTATAGTGCTGTCTAACTTGACAAGCTTACAGACTTTCTGCAGGGTAGCCTTCTACTATTTCATATTGTGAAGAGTAGAGAGAGTTCtcttatttcatattttttcaaTCCGACGGAAAAAATATCCATTATGGGACATGAGTGCTAATATTAGTAATTGCCATGCATCTAATGTGTGATTGCAGAATCGTCAACTTTTGAAAAGCACGTGAAAATATACAGCTAAACAGGGATTTTGTGACCTACAAGCAGCTGGGATGAAAATTTACAATGGTGGGATCTTTGCAGTATACAGTAGAAAACTGAGGTGAGGGGTGTACACATAACACATGCTTCTCTTCCTTTTTACCTCTTTAGTTTTCCTCTTTTGATTATATTCTCCATTGACCCACTTTCATTATTTATCCTGTCATTTATTGTGCCATGAAGGCTGCTGCTTTTTTCCCCATCATATATAGTTTCACTCcataaatttaaactttttctTCAATTCCCCATTCCATCATGTTTGTATCCACTATCCAGTGTTCCATCCACAGTGAATGAGCTTGTAATAACAAATACACAGCTCCAAGTTGGAGTACTTAAAAGATTTGGCATCATTGCACTATATACGGAGTACCCTTTTTTGTCTGCTCTTAAATAGACAGCATGATTTGGATTTGTGAGAATTTTGGTTTTTGAATGTTAACGATTCTTTAATGTTGTATTAGTGAATGTTTTGTCTTTCACTGTTTGGAGGGACAGACAAATGAAAGCTAGCTATGCCATCTTTGATgtgagaaaaaacaaaaacaataaaaatcaaCTGTTGCTGAAAACTGCCTAACATAGCTTAGACTGTTCATTTTGACAGTCTCTCTGGAATTCAGGCTGTCCGTGGATTGTTCTCTTGCTCCAAATTCATGTAGTCATAATGTATTTTGCTTTGGCCTTGTTCAATGATATTCAAGTTTCTTGAAATCCAACTTGAAAATCTATAAAAATAAGACTAAAATGACTGACTCAATCTTTGAATGATTTCTGATCACTTTTTATCCATAGTCGGTGGCTCTTTTCGAGAGTGGTCGAGCACTCTTGTCCTTTGTGAAGTGTCGGGAGTTTGAAACCCTCTTGTCCTTTAAGAAGTGTTGCGAGTTTGAAATcctcttgtatgaaaaaattaatctaTTTAGCATTTTGTTCCTTAATTAGGTTGGCCCGGTGCGAATGAAGATTAATCTAAGTATGGTACGAGTTTAAAGGTGACAGTTAGGGCTTATTCAGGACATTTCGTGGTCAgaccaaaaaaaatgaagaaatggaaaaaaCAAGGGTGAACACTTAACGTTGCATTTTTCAAGAGGTCAGAGGTTTGAAACCTTTCATGTTGTAATCAATAAAGTTATgcatattttgtttaataatcaAACTATGTgccaaaattattaaaataattgtaatttatttagtaatatgttttattaaattttataatattattgaattTCTTCCTTTGTGTGATTGTGTCCATAGCTGCAGGCTACAGTTCTCTCCATTTTCATCCCTTCGCGtaattgaaataattacaatttatttagtaatatgtttttattgatttttgtactttttaCACATATAGTATTAGACTATTAgtgtattgaattattatttttatttaaaaattgaatttgtaaaatgaaattaaaaaattgaagaaatggagATTTGGAGAATGGAAATTAGAAAACTGTAGAAATGTAAAATCGGAACAATGAAGAtgagaattaaaaaattagagaatgaaaaacaaagaaatgaaTTAAAACAC encodes:
- the LOC116028564 gene encoding probable arabinosyltransferase ARAD1 isoform X1; translated protein: MAERNLHSMGNFGKKSMLALFSITTIMFMLSWFLVLRSTDRPLFVDLSILPNSRIFALADDQTGNQTPSIHTDLEVKPSKYTCDPVLKVYMYDLPPEFHFGLLDWKPEGNNVWPDIRTKVPRYPGGLNVQHSIEYWLTLDLLYSEFVENTSGRTAVRVSNSSEADVVFVPFFSSVCFNRFSRLKPHQKASVNVLLQEKLVTFLTAQEEWKRSGGKDHIVLAHHPNSLMDARSKLWPAMFILSDFGRYPPSVANVEKDVIAPYKHVIGNYVNDSSDFDSRPTLLYFQGAIYRKDGGFVRQELFYKLKDEKDVHFEFGSIQKDGIRQATRGMQSSKFCLNIAGDTPSSNRLFDAIASHCVPVIISDEIELPYEDVLDYSEFCVFVRTSDALKESFLINFIRSIGKQEWTRMWAKLKEIEHMFEYRYPSKENDAVQMVWQAIARKVPSVKLKEHRNRRYSRTPEPNDRGLKSAPLPKNFG
- the LOC116028564 gene encoding probable arabinosyltransferase ARAD1 isoform X3; protein product: MYDLPPEFHFGLLDWKPEGNNVWPDIRTKVPRYPGGLNVQHSIEYWLTLDLLYSEFVENTSGRTAVRVSNSSEADVVFVPFFSSVCFNRFSRLKPHQKASVNVLLQEKLVTFLTAQEEWKRSGGKDHIVLAHHPNSLMDARSKLWPAMFILSDFGRYPPSVANVEKDVIAPYKHVIGNYVNDSSDFDSRPTLLYFQGAIYRKDGGFVRQELFYKLKDEKDVHFEFGSIQKDGIRQATRGMQSSKFCLNIAGDTPSSNRLFDAIASHCVPVIISDEIELPYEDVLDYSEFCVFVRTSDALKESFLINFIRSIGKQEWTRMWAKLKEIEHMFEYRYPSKENDAVQMVWQAIARKVPSVKLKEHRNRRYSRTPEPNDRGLKSAPLPKNFG
- the LOC116028564 gene encoding probable arabinosyltransferase ARAD1 isoform X2; the encoded protein is MAERNLHSMGNFEFHFGLLDWKPEGNNVWPDIRTKVPRYPGGLNVQHSIEYWLTLDLLYSEFVENTSGRTAVRVSNSSEADVVFVPFFSSVCFNRFSRLKPHQKASVNVLLQEKLVTFLTAQEEWKRSGGKDHIVLAHHPNSLMDARSKLWPAMFILSDFGRYPPSVANVEKDVIAPYKHVIGNYVNDSSDFDSRPTLLYFQGAIYRKDGGFVRQELFYKLKDEKDVHFEFGSIQKDGIRQATRGMQSSKFCLNIAGDTPSSNRLFDAIASHCVPVIISDEIELPYEDVLDYSEFCVFVRTSDALKESFLINFIRSIGKQEWTRMWAKLKEIEHMFEYRYPSKENDAVQMVWQAIARKVPSVKLKEHRNRRYSRTPEPNDRGLKSAPLPKNFG
- the LOC116030444 gene encoding co-chaperone protein p23-2, whose protein sequence is METGKNCSRQPEVLWAQRSDKVYLTVSLPDAKDISVTPEAAGLFAFSAVGAQGESFSFSLHLYGNIVPQACKTNIGLRNILCSIQKEQKSWWPRLLKSEEKPAPYIKVDWNKWCDEDDEESSDVALDDDFAYAGGEDDESSDDGGMLYLPDLEKARGN